From Amycolatopsis sp. YIM 10, the proteins below share one genomic window:
- a CDS encoding Gfo/Idh/MocA family protein gives MSSAGGERIGVGLVGHAFMGAVHSHAWRNVHRFFDTPLTPVLAALGGRDELKTKAAAAKYGFAAVETDWRDLVARDDVGLVDVCTPGDSHADIAIAALEAGKHVLCEKPLANTVEEAERMAAAARSAATRGVRSMVAFNYRRVPALAHARKLVGDGALGEIRHVRAVYLQDWLSDAQAPMTWRLRKDKAGSGSLGDLGAHIVDAAQFVTGELITGVSALTNTFVRQRPDGSGSLGEVTVDDAALFLARLSGGAVATFEATRYALGRKNAMRLEINGTKASMAFDFESMNELWWHDGSTPDTEAGFRRILVTEPGHRYIEGWWPPGHGLGYDHTFTHEVADFLTAIGAGTDPVPSFDDGLRVQRVLHAVETSAADEARWTPVAGTTVSTATAGGR, from the coding sequence ATGAGTTCGGCAGGCGGGGAGCGCATCGGGGTCGGTTTGGTCGGGCATGCGTTCATGGGTGCGGTGCATTCGCACGCGTGGCGCAACGTGCACCGGTTCTTCGACACCCCACTGACCCCGGTGCTCGCCGCCTTGGGCGGGCGGGACGAGTTGAAAACGAAGGCCGCCGCGGCGAAGTACGGCTTCGCCGCGGTGGAAACGGACTGGCGCGACCTGGTCGCCCGAGACGACGTCGGCCTGGTCGACGTCTGCACCCCCGGTGACTCGCACGCGGACATCGCGATCGCGGCACTGGAGGCCGGAAAGCACGTGCTGTGCGAGAAACCACTCGCCAACACGGTGGAAGAGGCCGAGCGGATGGCCGCCGCGGCGCGGTCGGCGGCCACCCGCGGGGTGCGTTCGATGGTGGCCTTCAACTACCGCCGGGTGCCCGCGCTGGCACACGCCCGCAAGCTCGTCGGCGACGGCGCGCTGGGCGAGATCCGCCATGTGCGCGCGGTCTACCTGCAGGACTGGCTGTCCGACGCGCAGGCGCCGATGACCTGGCGGCTGCGCAAGGACAAGGCCGGTTCCGGTTCGCTGGGCGACCTCGGCGCGCACATCGTGGACGCGGCGCAGTTCGTCACCGGTGAGCTGATCACCGGGGTGTCCGCGCTGACGAACACCTTCGTCCGGCAGCGCCCGGACGGCTCCGGTTCGCTGGGCGAGGTGACCGTCGACGACGCCGCGCTGTTCCTCGCGCGGCTGTCCGGCGGCGCGGTCGCGACCTTCGAAGCCACCCGGTACGCCTTGGGGCGCAAGAACGCGATGCGCCTGGAGATCAACGGAACCAAGGCCAGCATGGCGTTCGACTTCGAGTCGATGAACGAACTGTGGTGGCACGACGGGTCCACTCCGGACACCGAGGCGGGCTTCCGCCGGATCCTGGTCACCGAGCCGGGCCACCGCTACATCGAGGGCTGGTGGCCGCCGGGGCACGGGCTCGGTTACGACCACACCTTCACGCACGAGGTCGCGGACTTCCTGACCGCGATCGGCGCGGGCACCGATCCCGTCCCCAGTTTCGACGACGGCCTGCGCGTTCAGCGGGTCCTGCACGCGGTCGAGACCAGCGCCGCCGACGAGGCGCGCTGGACTCCGGTGGCCGGCACCACCGTCAGCACCGCCACGGCCGGGGGGAGGTGA
- a CDS encoding substrate-binding domain-containing protein, with the protein MTQSFLARRGFLLGAGAVGAGVVLAGCTSNEQPQAQNGTQPVAQGAGDNAQPGKMVTVGFSAPAADHGWMAAMTTNARAQAEKFSDVTFKPTEGTNDVNQQIAQVETLITAKVDVLVILPFDGKALTGVGQQAMDAGIPVINVDRVFDTPLAYRLWIGGDNYRMGVNAGNYIAQQMKAKNITAPVIGEVAGIDSLPLTQERSQGFKDALTRAGFAVGPRVSAQFTPESGESQTANLLQSASKLDALWNHDDDQGVGVLAAIENANRSEFIMVGGAGSKNMMNHIKSDANPVKATVLYSPSMASSAIALARLLGQAKGVGDLAEHEIPSEITTYSAVVTKENVDQYMDVGFDS; encoded by the coding sequence ATGACGCAGTCCTTCCTGGCCCGCCGCGGGTTCCTGCTCGGCGCGGGTGCGGTCGGCGCCGGTGTGGTGCTGGCAGGCTGTACTTCGAACGAGCAGCCGCAGGCGCAGAACGGCACGCAGCCGGTGGCGCAGGGCGCCGGTGACAACGCCCAGCCGGGCAAGATGGTCACCGTCGGGTTCTCCGCGCCCGCCGCGGACCACGGCTGGATGGCCGCGATGACCACCAACGCCCGTGCCCAGGCGGAGAAGTTCTCCGACGTCACCTTCAAGCCCACCGAGGGCACGAACGACGTCAACCAGCAGATCGCCCAGGTGGAAACCCTGATCACGGCCAAGGTGGACGTGCTGGTGATCCTGCCCTTCGACGGCAAGGCGCTGACCGGCGTCGGCCAGCAGGCGATGGACGCGGGCATCCCGGTGATCAACGTGGACCGCGTGTTCGACACGCCGCTCGCCTACCGCCTGTGGATCGGCGGCGACAACTACCGCATGGGCGTCAACGCGGGCAACTACATCGCCCAGCAGATGAAGGCCAAGAACATCACCGCGCCGGTGATCGGCGAGGTGGCAGGCATCGACTCGCTGCCGCTGACCCAGGAACGCAGCCAGGGCTTCAAGGACGCGCTGACCCGCGCCGGTTTCGCCGTGGGCCCAAGGGTTTCCGCGCAGTTCACGCCGGAGTCCGGTGAGTCGCAGACGGCGAACCTGCTGCAGTCGGCATCGAAGCTCGACGCGCTGTGGAACCACGACGACGACCAGGGCGTCGGGGTGCTCGCGGCGATCGAGAACGCCAACCGCAGCGAGTTCATCATGGTCGGCGGCGCCGGCTCGAAGAACATGATGAACCACATCAAGTCCGACGCGAACCCGGTGAAGGCCACGGTGCTCTACAGCCCGTCGATGGCCTCCTCGGCGATCGCGCTGGCCAGGCTGCTCGGGCAGGCGAAGGGCGTCGGCGACCTCGCCGAGCACGAGATCCCCTCCGAGATCACCACCTACTCGGCCGTGGTGACCAAGGAGAACGTGGACCAGTACATGGACGTCGGCTTCGACTCGTAG
- a CDS encoding ABC transporter permease has product MTEQTESRPINTEPDPPPAPPVAKKNGSGFPLDFRLIGLTGVLVVLCLVGYFTRPEVFFTEGNISTILRLAAAIGVVSVGMTFVIISGGIDLSVGSIVALSSVWLTTLATQSYGPVVMVICGLAVGLGCGLVNGLLVSYGKVVPFIATLAMYASARGLAERLSGRKTQVVAETSFLDFFRGDILGIPVLIWMFALVFGAGWVVLNRTTFGRRTYAVGGNAEAARLAGINVKRHTALVYAVAGLCCGVAALMVVARTTAGASTNGMFYELDAIAAVVIGGTLLTGGKGSLIGTLVGVLIFTVLSNIFTLNNLDTDIQNIAKGAIIVLAVLLRFRGRGERSTT; this is encoded by the coding sequence ATGACCGAACAGACCGAATCGCGGCCGATCAACACGGAGCCGGACCCGCCGCCGGCACCGCCGGTGGCCAAGAAGAACGGCTCCGGCTTCCCGCTGGACTTCCGGCTGATCGGGCTCACCGGGGTGCTGGTGGTGCTGTGCCTGGTCGGCTACTTCACCCGCCCCGAGGTGTTCTTCACCGAAGGCAACATCTCCACCATCCTGCGGCTGGCCGCGGCGATCGGCGTGGTCAGCGTCGGCATGACCTTCGTCATCATCAGCGGCGGCATCGACCTGTCCGTCGGCTCGATCGTCGCGCTCTCCAGCGTCTGGCTGACCACCCTGGCCACCCAGTCCTACGGCCCGGTGGTGATGGTGATCTGCGGCCTGGCGGTCGGCCTCGGCTGCGGTCTGGTCAACGGATTGCTGGTGTCGTACGGAAAAGTCGTGCCGTTCATCGCCACGCTGGCGATGTACGCCTCGGCCCGCGGACTCGCCGAGCGGCTCAGCGGCCGCAAGACCCAGGTCGTCGCCGAGACCTCCTTCCTCGACTTCTTCCGCGGCGACATCCTCGGCATCCCCGTGCTGATCTGGATGTTCGCGCTGGTCTTCGGCGCCGGCTGGGTGGTGCTCAACCGGACCACCTTCGGCCGCCGCACCTACGCCGTCGGCGGCAACGCCGAGGCCGCCCGTCTCGCCGGCATCAACGTCAAGCGGCACACCGCTTTGGTCTACGCGGTGGCCGGGCTGTGCTGCGGGGTCGCGGCGCTGATGGTGGTCGCCCGGACCACCGCCGGTGCCTCCACCAACGGCATGTTCTACGAGCTGGACGCGATCGCCGCGGTGGTCATCGGCGGCACGCTGCTCACCGGTGGCAAGGGCTCGCTGATCGGCACGCTGGTCGGGGTGCTGATCTTCACCGTGCTGTCCAACATCTTCACGCTCAACAACCTCGACACCGACATCCAGAACATCGCCAAGGGCGCGATCATCGTGCTGGCCGTCCTGCTGCGGTTCCGCGGTCGTGGGGAACGAAGCACCACTTAG
- a CDS encoding sugar ABC transporter ATP-binding protein produces the protein MNDSPLLSVRGVVKVFPGVRALDGVDLEVLPGEVHCLLGQNGAGKSTLIKVLAAAHQPDEGELHWRGEVVSPANPSAALRLGIATMYQELDLVPGLSVAENIFLGHERQRFGFTRVTEQRAQAQRLMTRLGHPEIHPGTEVGRLSAAAQQLVSMARALAHDARLLVMDEPTAALAGEEVDNLFRIVEELTADGVAIVYISHRLEELRRIGHRVTVLKDGRTVAQNLDARDTPTSELVALMAGRRVETVFGPTREPRPEGTPEVLRVEGLARRGEFEEIGLSVHAGEVLGIAGLVGAGRSELLETIAGARKADSGSVHVDGKSVRNGSVHAAVRAGIGLAPEERKSQGLLLDLPVSHNVTLASLSRYAKFGFTDRARELRDAGDTLKRLDLRPADPRRIARTLSGGNQQKAVLARWLVRGCRVLLLDEPTRGVDVGARAELYQLITELAETGVAIVLVSSEIPEVLGLADRVLVLREGRVLADRQANELTEAGVLDLILEGSAA, from the coding sequence ATGAACGACTCCCCGTTGCTCTCGGTGCGCGGCGTGGTCAAGGTCTTTCCCGGCGTGCGTGCGCTGGACGGCGTCGACCTGGAGGTGCTGCCCGGTGAGGTGCACTGCCTGCTCGGCCAGAACGGGGCGGGCAAGTCGACCCTGATCAAGGTGCTCGCCGCCGCGCACCAGCCCGACGAGGGTGAGCTGCACTGGCGTGGCGAGGTGGTTTCGCCGGCGAATCCGTCGGCCGCGCTGCGCCTCGGCATCGCCACCATGTACCAAGAGCTGGACCTGGTGCCGGGCCTCTCGGTCGCGGAGAACATCTTCCTCGGCCACGAGCGCCAGCGCTTCGGCTTCACCAGGGTCACCGAGCAGCGCGCGCAGGCGCAGCGGCTGATGACTCGCCTCGGCCACCCCGAGATCCACCCGGGCACCGAGGTCGGACGGCTGTCGGCCGCCGCGCAGCAGCTGGTCTCGATGGCCCGCGCGCTCGCGCACGACGCCCGCCTGCTGGTGATGGACGAGCCGACCGCCGCGCTCGCCGGGGAAGAGGTGGACAACCTCTTCCGGATCGTCGAGGAACTCACCGCCGACGGCGTCGCGATCGTCTACATCTCCCACCGCCTCGAGGAGCTGCGGCGCATCGGTCACCGCGTGACCGTGCTCAAGGACGGCCGGACCGTGGCCCAGAACCTCGATGCCCGCGACACACCGACCTCGGAGCTGGTCGCACTGATGGCGGGCCGTCGCGTCGAGACGGTCTTCGGGCCGACCAGGGAACCGCGTCCCGAAGGCACGCCCGAGGTGCTGCGCGTCGAAGGCCTCGCCCGCCGCGGAGAGTTCGAGGAGATCGGCCTTTCCGTGCACGCCGGGGAAGTGCTCGGCATCGCCGGTCTGGTCGGCGCCGGGCGCAGCGAACTGCTGGAAACCATCGCGGGCGCGCGGAAAGCCGATTCCGGCTCCGTGCACGTCGACGGCAAGAGCGTGCGCAACGGCAGCGTGCACGCCGCGGTCCGCGCGGGCATCGGCCTCGCGCCGGAGGAGCGCAAGAGCCAGGGCCTGCTGCTCGACCTGCCGGTGTCGCACAACGTGACGCTCGCCAGCCTGTCGCGCTACGCCAAGTTCGGCTTCACCGACCGGGCCCGCGAACTGCGCGATGCCGGCGACACGCTGAAGCGGCTGGACCTTCGGCCCGCCGACCCGCGGCGCATCGCGCGCACGCTCTCCGGCGGCAACCAGCAGAAGGCGGTGCTCGCGCGCTGGCTGGTGCGCGGCTGCCGGGTGCTGCTGCTCGACGAACCGACCCGCGGGGTGGACGTCGGCGCGCGCGCCGAGCTCTACCAACTCATCACCGAACTGGCCGAGACCGGCGTGGCGATCGTGCTGGTCTCGAGCGAGATCCCGGAGGTACTCGGTCTGGCCGACCGGGTCCTCGTCCTCCGCGAAGGCCGGGTGCTGGCCGACCGGCAGGCGAACGAGCTCACCGAGGCCGGGGTGCTCGACCTGATCCTCGAGGGGAGTGCGGCATGA
- a CDS encoding ROK family transcriptional regulator, producing the protein MGVSVQAEQISQRTANLAGLLRALRRGPRSRSQLAAHSGLYKATVSSLVTELADRGLVRPAGLRNGGHGRPSQLVELRGEAAYGLALRVEADGFSAMSMDLAGVPLASRASVADVAQLGLERGMDELAALAEAVCADLDGPPIGVAVSVPGLVDTDSQVLRFAPALRWRDAGLADLIAARLGVDLAGVVIENEANLGAFAEVLEGPGVRELFYLSGGIGVGGGLVSGGVVLRGSRGFAGEIGHITIDAVGDACSCGRTGCLETKAGFPALLRAAASPPDPLHDPALGVDARVTALRDRIRGGDQRAAAAVHDLGTALSTALATVVDLVDPEVLVLGGYFAGLAEWLVEPIRVALGSRSTGPGTRCRVVASTLGTSAALLGAAHLATERLFADPTLAPLTGDGFCGQKQVRQVGPGQVDAEKSEVS; encoded by the coding sequence ATGGGCGTGAGCGTGCAGGCTGAGCAGATCAGCCAGCGCACGGCGAACCTCGCCGGCCTTCTTCGCGCGCTCCGGCGCGGGCCGCGCTCGCGGTCGCAGCTGGCCGCCCACTCCGGTCTCTACAAGGCCACCGTCTCCAGCCTCGTCACCGAACTCGCCGACCGCGGCCTGGTCCGCCCGGCCGGGCTCCGCAACGGCGGGCACGGCAGGCCCAGTCAGCTGGTCGAACTCCGCGGCGAGGCCGCATACGGGCTCGCATTGCGGGTGGAGGCCGACGGCTTCTCCGCGATGAGCATGGACCTCGCCGGCGTGCCGCTGGCCAGCCGCGCGAGCGTCGCCGACGTGGCCCAGCTCGGGCTCGAACGCGGCATGGACGAACTCGCCGCCCTGGCCGAAGCCGTCTGCGCCGACCTCGACGGCCCGCCCATCGGGGTCGCGGTGTCGGTCCCCGGCCTGGTCGACACCGACTCCCAGGTCCTCCGGTTCGCCCCGGCGCTGCGCTGGCGCGACGCCGGGCTCGCCGACCTCATCGCCGCCCGCCTCGGCGTCGACCTCGCCGGGGTCGTCATCGAGAACGAAGCCAACCTCGGCGCGTTCGCCGAGGTCCTCGAAGGTCCCGGCGTGCGCGAGCTGTTCTACCTCAGCGGCGGCATCGGCGTCGGCGGCGGACTCGTCTCCGGCGGTGTGGTCCTGCGCGGGTCACGAGGTTTCGCGGGCGAAATCGGGCACATCACCATCGACGCCGTCGGGGACGCCTGCTCCTGCGGTCGCACCGGCTGCCTGGAGACCAAGGCGGGCTTTCCCGCTCTGCTGCGTGCCGCCGCCAGCCCGCCTGACCCGCTGCACGACCCCGCGCTCGGCGTCGACGCCAGGGTGACCGCGCTGCGCGACCGCATCCGCGGTGGCGACCAGCGCGCCGCGGCCGCCGTGCACGACCTCGGCACCGCGTTGAGCACCGCGCTCGCCACCGTGGTGGACCTGGTCGACCCCGAGGTGCTGGTGCTCGGCGGCTATTTCGCCGGACTCGCCGAATGGCTGGTCGAGCCGATCCGGGTGGCGCTCGGCTCGCGCTCCACCGGCCCCGGCACCCGCTGCCGGGTGGTCGCGTCCACGCTCGGCACCTCCGCCGCCCTGCTCGGCGCGGCGCACCTGGCCACCGAACGGCTCTTCGCCGACCCCACCCTCGCCCCGCTGACCGGTGACGGCTTCTGCGGGCAAAAGCAGGTTCGCCAGGTCGGTCCGGGCCAGGTCGACGCGGAGAAATCGGAGGTCTCCTGA
- a CDS encoding ROK family transcriptional regulator — MIETRHQTELLALLRDEGPMSRVELGERLELPRARVAAEVTRLGELGLVEVAGPSASRGGRRSTLLRLAGDLRILGVDVGATSVGVAVTDAACEVLAYTVEDCDIRQGPHAVLSRVVELTEKVRNEAPGRLLAAGIGLPGPVSFAEGMPVAPPIMPGWDRFAVRDHLGGLLHCPVAVDNDVNAMALGERHSGVARSLDDLIFVKVGTGIGCGIVLGGKVYRGVAGTAGDIGHIRLDDYGPTCACGEVGCLEAYFGGSALARDALTLARSGRSAFLAGVLAERGEVNAHDVGLAAASGDFGAVNLIRDGGRRLGQVVASLVSFINPGMVVIGGGVAQLGHQLLAEVRSAVYRRSLPLATGNLPIVLSELGDTAGVIGAAWSAADRAFALSS, encoded by the coding sequence ATGATCGAGACCCGTCATCAGACCGAACTGCTGGCCCTGTTGCGGGACGAGGGCCCGATGTCCCGGGTGGAGCTGGGCGAGCGGCTGGAACTGCCGCGGGCGCGGGTCGCCGCCGAAGTGACCCGGCTGGGGGAGCTGGGGCTGGTCGAGGTGGCCGGTCCGTCGGCGAGCCGGGGCGGGCGGCGGTCGACACTGCTGCGGCTGGCGGGGGATCTCCGCATTCTCGGTGTGGACGTCGGCGCGACCTCGGTCGGCGTCGCGGTCACCGACGCGGCGTGCGAGGTGCTCGCGTACACGGTCGAGGACTGCGACATCCGGCAGGGCCCGCACGCGGTGCTGAGCCGCGTGGTCGAGTTGACGGAGAAAGTGCGCAATGAGGCGCCGGGCCGGTTGCTCGCCGCCGGGATCGGCCTGCCGGGACCGGTGAGCTTCGCCGAAGGCATGCCGGTGGCGCCGCCGATCATGCCCGGCTGGGACCGGTTCGCCGTGCGGGACCACCTCGGCGGGCTGTTGCACTGCCCGGTCGCGGTGGACAACGACGTGAACGCGATGGCGCTCGGCGAGCGGCACTCCGGGGTGGCGCGCTCGCTGGACGACCTGATCTTCGTGAAGGTCGGCACCGGGATCGGCTGCGGCATCGTGCTGGGCGGGAAGGTCTACCGCGGGGTGGCGGGCACGGCGGGGGACATCGGGCACATCCGGCTCGACGATTACGGACCGACGTGCGCCTGCGGTGAGGTCGGCTGCCTGGAGGCGTACTTCGGCGGCTCGGCACTCGCGCGCGACGCGCTCACGCTGGCGCGCAGCGGCCGGTCGGCGTTCCTGGCCGGGGTGCTCGCCGAGCGGGGTGAGGTGAACGCGCACGACGTGGGCCTCGCGGCCGCCTCGGGTGACTTCGGCGCGGTCAACCTGATCCGCGACGGCGGCCGTCGGCTGGGACAGGTGGTCGCCTCGCTGGTCAGCTTCATCAACCCGGGCATGGTGGTGATCGGCGGCGGGGTGGCGCAGCTGGGGCACCAGCTGCTGGCGGAGGTGCGGAGCGCGGTCTACCGGCGCTCGCTGCCGCTGGCCACCGGGAACCTGCCGATCGTGCTCTCCGAACTCGGCGACACCGCGGGCGTCATCGGCGCCGCCTGGTCCGCGGCGGACCGCGCCTTCGCCCTCTCCTCCTGA
- a CDS encoding YbaB/EbfC family nucleoid-associated protein translates to MSAEFDQLVAKFEEFQAGLKNVDDRLANIGDMQAEIGELEATASSPDRSVTVVAGPGGSVKEIRLTEEAMRQRPQALSAALMQTLQAAVAESARKQAVIVDAHMGGELGATERVLETQAELFGTTPEALRSKLAEEEPAPARRPRDEHEDFSEQTFLSATDEPQRPGPSQSGGGSQGDAFLKNLFEEDDR, encoded by the coding sequence ATGTCCGCGGAATTCGACCAACTCGTCGCGAAGTTCGAGGAGTTCCAGGCAGGCCTCAAGAACGTGGACGACCGGCTGGCGAACATCGGGGACATGCAGGCCGAGATCGGCGAACTCGAAGCCACCGCCAGCTCGCCGGACCGGTCGGTGACCGTGGTCGCCGGACCGGGTGGTTCGGTGAAGGAAATCCGGCTCACCGAAGAAGCCATGCGCCAGCGGCCACAGGCCCTTTCGGCCGCGCTCATGCAGACCCTCCAGGCCGCCGTCGCCGAATCCGCGCGCAAGCAGGCGGTAATCGTCGACGCCCACATGGGTGGTGAACTCGGTGCCACCGAACGGGTGCTGGAAACCCAGGCCGAACTTTTCGGAACCACACCGGAGGCGCTGCGGTCCAAGCTCGCGGAAGAAGAACCCGCACCGGCCCGGCGCCCGCGTGACGAGCACGAGGACTTCTCGGAGCAGACGTTCCTCAGCGCCACCGACGAGCCGCAGCGGCCGGGGCCGTCGCAATCCGGTGGCGGATCCCAGGGTGACGCGTTCCTGAAGAACCTGTTCGAGGAGGACGACCGCTGA
- a CDS encoding ESX-1 secretion-associated protein gives MPDGSGFNAKHERLKDFSADLTKYEGWGNDLKSKVTESDVADKSWGLVGLMTKDNYSTMLAELNDLLGQLNDGVLALSTKFERASQAYQSTDQDFAKGFSDLLNEINTGGSASGGGNG, from the coding sequence ATGCCGGACGGAAGCGGCTTCAACGCCAAGCACGAGCGCCTGAAGGACTTCAGCGCGGACCTGACCAAGTACGAGGGCTGGGGCAACGACCTCAAGAGCAAGGTCACCGAATCGGACGTCGCCGACAAGTCCTGGGGGCTGGTCGGGTTGATGACCAAGGACAACTACTCCACCATGCTCGCCGAGCTGAACGACCTGCTCGGCCAGCTCAACGACGGTGTGCTGGCGTTGTCGACCAAGTTCGAGCGCGCGTCGCAGGCCTACCAGTCGACCGACCAGGACTTCGCGAAGGGCTTCAGCGACCTGCTGAACGAGATCAACACGGGCGGTTCGGCGTCGGGGGGCGGCAATGGCTGA
- a CDS encoding WXG100 family type VII secretion target, translated as MAETTKTSEYDKGLSIKTGENNFDQAMGAAPAPISKGYTLVKDVKGAFESKDAGDIALAAGTVITDTTGFIQSIGSTAQEIATDPIGWLVGQGLSFLVSIFQPLEDAIELVSGDPEGLSQGAGNFKAIGESMVRMSQDLVKNADETLQEWTGDASEAAKKRLGEFASGIEGVAAKSGNVSEILQLSSMLMTIVKQVIMAIITELVTWLITIWIPALAAAVPTAGASTAAASTASAAKGASSVSKGNKIVQMLRKLLDKIKEFWAKLKDSLAKVKADGFLKSIKDNKAALDRVGKIGLEKGAGYGETLGKSVLTGLKEAGMKGLKEIPKATVGINPGNFGDGSGDGVKPGAIVNDLFGKGISHAKSGKKASDAGAIGDEQSHEETSDKLDI; from the coding sequence ATGGCTGAGACCACGAAGACCAGCGAGTACGACAAGGGCCTGTCGATCAAGACCGGCGAGAACAACTTCGACCAGGCGATGGGCGCCGCACCGGCCCCGATCAGCAAGGGCTACACGCTGGTCAAGGACGTCAAGGGCGCGTTCGAGAGCAAGGACGCCGGTGACATCGCGCTCGCCGCGGGCACGGTCATCACCGACACCACCGGCTTCATCCAGTCCATCGGCAGCACCGCGCAGGAGATCGCCACCGACCCGATCGGCTGGCTGGTCGGGCAGGGGCTGAGCTTCCTGGTCAGCATCTTCCAGCCGCTCGAGGACGCGATCGAGCTGGTCAGCGGGGATCCGGAAGGACTGAGCCAGGGCGCGGGCAACTTCAAGGCCATCGGCGAGAGCATGGTCCGGATGAGCCAGGACCTGGTGAAGAATGCCGACGAAACGCTCCAGGAATGGACCGGCGACGCCAGCGAAGCGGCGAAGAAGCGGCTGGGCGAGTTCGCCAGCGGCATCGAGGGCGTCGCGGCGAAGTCCGGCAACGTCAGCGAGATCCTGCAGCTGTCGAGCATGCTGATGACCATCGTCAAGCAGGTCATCATGGCCATCATCACCGAGCTGGTCACCTGGTTGATCACCATCTGGATCCCGGCGCTGGCCGCCGCGGTGCCCACGGCCGGCGCCTCGACCGCCGCCGCCAGCACCGCCTCGGCCGCCAAGGGCGCGAGCAGCGTGTCCAAGGGCAACAAGATCGTGCAGATGCTGCGCAAGCTGCTCGACAAGATCAAGGAGTTCTGGGCGAAGCTCAAGGACAGCCTGGCCAAGGTCAAGGCGGACGGCTTCCTCAAGTCGATCAAGGACAACAAGGCCGCGCTCGACCGGGTCGGCAAGATCGGCCTGGAGAAGGGCGCGGGCTACGGCGAGACGCTCGGCAAGTCCGTGCTGACCGGGCTCAAGGAAGCCGGGATGAAAGGCCTCAAGGAAATTCCGAAGGCCACCGTCGGCATCAACCCGGGCAACTTCGGGGACGGCTCCGGCGACGGCGTCAAACCGGGCGCGATCGTCAACGACCTGTTCGGCAAGGGCATCAGCCACGCCAAGTCGGGCAAGAAGGCGAGCGACGCCGGCGCGATCGGTGACGAGCAGAGCCACGAGGAGACCAGCGACAAGCTGGACATCTGA